A region of Lepus europaeus isolate LE1 chromosome 2, mLepTim1.pri, whole genome shotgun sequence DNA encodes the following proteins:
- the CDV3 gene encoding protein CDV3 homolog isoform X3 — protein sequence MAETEERSLDNFFAKRDKKKKKERGGRAAGAAGGAGGGGGAAGGGAGAGARPVDGGAAGAGAAGAGAAAKAVTKDEDEWKEFEQKEVDYSGLRVQAMQISEKEEDDNEKREDPGDNWEEGGGGGGGIEKSSGPWNKTAPAQAPPAPVIVTETPEPAMTSGVYRPPGARLTTTRKTPQGPPEIYSDTQFPSLQSTAKHVESRKY from the exons ATGGCCGAGACGGAGGAGCGCAGCCTGGACAACTTCTTCGCCAAGAGggacaagaagaagaagaaggagcgCGGCGGCCGCGCGGCGGGCGCGGCGGGCGGcgccggcgggggcggcggcgcggcgggcggcggggcgggcgcgggggccCGGCCTGTAGACGGCGGCGCGGCGGGCGCGGGGGCCGCGGGCGCCGGCGCCGCCGCCAAGGCCGTGACGAAG GACGAAGACGAGTGGAAAGAGTTCGAGCAGAAGGAGGTGGACTACAGCGGCCTCCGAGTTCAGGCGATGCAGATCAG TGAAAAGGAAGAAGATGATAATGAAAAGAGAGAAGATCCAGGTGATAACTGGGAAGAAGGTGGAGGTGGCGGTGGTGGTATAGAAAAATCTTCAGGTCCCTGGAATAAAACCGCTCCAGCACAAGCACCCCCCGCTCCAGTAATCG TTACAGAAACTCCAGAACCAGCGATGACAAGTGGTGTGTATAGGCCGCCCGGAGCCAGGCTAACCACAACCAGGAAGACGCCACAAGGGCCACCGGAGATATACAGTGACACACA